The Syntrophales bacterium genome has a window encoding:
- a CDS encoding NAD(P) transhydrogenase subunit alpha produces MTNFLLMLGVFAFSFGVGYVLILRVPPLLHTPLMSMTNAISAVTILGALILFAVDPTPIERILGAIALITASFNIVGGFAITARMLSLFKKNKGPE; encoded by the coding sequence ATGACCAATTTTCTATTGATGCTCGGCGTGTTCGCCTTTTCCTTCGGGGTCGGTTACGTGCTGATCTTACGCGTTCCACCGCTGCTTCATACGCCATTGATGTCGATGACGAACGCCATCTCCGCGGTAACGATCCTGGGAGCCCTCATCCTGTTTGCGGTGGATCCCACGCCGATCGAAAGGATCCTTGGCGCAATCGCCTTGATTACAGCCTCATTCAACATCGTCGGCGGTTTTGCAATCACTGCCCGGATGCTTTCGCTGTTTAAAAAGAACAAAGGACCGGAATAG
- a CDS encoding NAD(P)(+) transhydrogenase (Re/Si-specific) subunit beta translates to MNSSYDLILDLAVILVLIGAFRQFRTPKGARLGNLTALAAMICALLLVLLRHHLLDPATVIVALITGGALGYAVAMRVNMIQIPAMIAFQHGAGGIAAFLVSYVELTRGAGSIAVLNELSGIIGIVIGAATFSGSVIAGGKLANRIRQTPQSLPGHGLWLMAHIIAILFLGVFSFNMHAAAIRYDLIGLIAVSISLGILFSMRIGGADMPVLISFLNATAGLAAAFCGIIMENRLLIACGATVASSGSILTHVMCRAMNRSLLKTFGVSRGKSSGIIQGETPKTALGSATRPSTTQLTGETAVEENLARATVALKKAKNVVIIPGYGMAIAQAQFEVVQFARKMIEMGKDVQFAIHPVAGRMPGHMNVLLAEAEADYEMLHEMDDVNPEFSRTDFVLIVGACDVVNPAAIHVEGTPISGMPILLAHEAKTVVVCNLDRRPGYSGVDNPLYDNENTILMLGDAKQTLRLFMERIG, encoded by the coding sequence ATGAATTCATCATATGATCTAATCCTCGATCTGGCCGTGATCCTCGTGCTGATCGGCGCGTTCCGGCAGTTCAGAACTCCGAAAGGGGCGCGGCTAGGCAATCTAACCGCCTTGGCGGCCATGATCTGCGCCCTGCTTCTGGTGCTCCTGCGGCATCATCTCCTGGATCCGGCAACGGTAATCGTTGCATTGATCACGGGAGGGGCCTTGGGCTATGCCGTTGCCATGAGGGTCAATATGATCCAGATTCCGGCGATGATCGCCTTTCAGCACGGCGCAGGCGGGATCGCGGCGTTTCTGGTTTCCTATGTGGAGCTGACGAGGGGTGCGGGCAGCATAGCCGTTCTCAACGAATTGTCCGGCATCATCGGGATCGTGATCGGCGCCGCAACGTTCAGCGGCAGCGTGATTGCCGGCGGCAAACTAGCAAACAGGATCCGGCAGACTCCGCAATCTCTGCCCGGTCATGGACTATGGCTGATGGCCCATATCATTGCCATCCTCTTTTTAGGGGTTTTCAGCTTCAATATGCATGCTGCCGCAATACGATATGACCTCATCGGGCTGATCGCCGTATCCATATCCCTGGGAATCCTGTTTTCAATGAGGATCGGCGGCGCCGACATGCCCGTGCTCATCTCGTTTCTGAATGCCACAGCCGGACTGGCCGCCGCTTTCTGCGGGATCATCATGGAGAACCGGCTGCTGATCGCCTGCGGGGCCACCGTTGCCTCTTCCGGATCGATTCTGACCCATGTCATGTGCCGGGCGATGAACCGGTCGTTGCTGAAGACTTTCGGCGTTTCAAGGGGAAAATCTTCAGGAATCATTCAGGGAGAAACGCCGAAGACCGCCCTGGGCAGTGCAACGCGGCCGTCAACAACACAACTGACTGGGGAAACGGCGGTGGAAGAGAATTTGGCAAGGGCGACTGTGGCTCTGAAGAAGGCAAAGAACGTGGTGATCATCCCCGGATACGGAATGGCGATAGCGCAGGCCCAGTTCGAGGTCGTTCAATTTGCTCGGAAGATGATCGAGATGGGCAAGGACGTGCAATTTGCAATCCATCCGGTTGCGGGAAGAATGCCCGGACACATGAACGTGCTCCTGGCCGAAGCAGAGGCGGACTATGAAATGCTCCACGAGATGGATGACGTGAATCCGGAGTTCAGCCGAACGGATTTTGTGCTGATCGTCGGGGCCTGCGATGTGGTCAATCCCGCGGCCATCCATGTAGAGGGAACCCCGATATCGGGGATGCCGATCTTACTCGCGCACGAGGCAAAGACCGTCGTGGTCTGCAATCTGGATAGACGCCCCGGATATTCAGGCGTTGACAACCCTCTTTATGATAACGAAAATACCATTCTGATGTTGGGAGACGCTAAACAAACGCTGCGTCTGTTTATGGAAAGAATCGGTTAG
- the rnk gene encoding nucleoside diphosphate kinase regulator produces the protein MVVLQQPTRFTTDAPFPEGIYSEQQEYRKDMTMADKAIYISKSDMDRLRDLVEGVRAYNPKPNPNLDKLEKELNRARVVSPKKVPKDVITMNSHVRVLDIDSKEEATYTIVFPAQAKIADNKISILAPIGTALLGYRVGDVVEWEVPSGLKRLRIEEILCQSESKGNNSV, from the coding sequence GTGGTAGTATTGCAGCAGCCAACCCGTTTCACGACCGACGCCCCGTTTCCAGAGGGGATATACTCAGAGCAGCAAGAATACAGAAAGGACATGACTATGGCAGACAAGGCTATTTACATTTCGAAATCGGACATGGATAGATTGAGGGACTTGGTTGAAGGCGTCCGGGCGTACAACCCGAAGCCGAATCCAAATCTGGACAAATTGGAAAAGGAGCTGAATCGGGCAAGGGTGGTCAGCCCGAAAAAAGTTCCGAAAGATGTGATTACCATGAACTCTCACGTTCGTGTTCTGGATATCGACTCAAAAGAAGAGGCGACATACACCATCGTCTTTCCTGCTCAAGCAAAAATTGCGGACAACAAGATTTCCATCCTTGCCCCGATAGGAACGGCGCTTCTTGGGTACCGGGTGGGGGATGTCGTGGAATGGGAGGTTCCTTCGGGATTAAAGCGTCTGAGAATCGAGGAAATCCTCTGCCAGTCAGAGTCAAAGGGCAACAATTCGGTGTAG
- a CDS encoding PAS domain S-box protein, translating into MAVKRKPTREMPRAGLNRHRAAGQAIVDGFWMEESFRKCFDKTSDGILIADTTTRRFLEANAAICAMLGYSKEELVNLSIDDIHPPNDRAHVLEEFEKQVKGENAVAEKMPVLRKDGSIFHADIISAPVMIGGVHHHMGIFRDLSAHMREAERLKTARDFLETVLDNLMDSMIVVDTNNYSILHANKQFLHFCGRNKENAIGKSCYELNHHRSTPCSSESCPLAESLKTGQQATVEHIHHDSAGMKHHLAITTIPIMGENGEMQRAIHLARDITQRKQTEQMLRQQREELSQVSRLATVGEFAASIAHEIHQPLTAIMNNALAAQRFLSSGTAADIAEVRDALGDIIDDDRRAADVIQHLRSFLKKKESPQAICDVNTVIQEVLTILHGELVDKNVHVTQALNPDIAPVRCGRVELQQILLNLIMNSCDSLAHVEPQRRQIAIRTSGDGPDSVIVAVEDSGTGLEASELERCFESYYTTKPDGLGMGLSIIKTIVSAHGGRIWAENNPKGGAIFYFTLSAHKGEAS; encoded by the coding sequence ATGGCAGTAAAGCGTAAACCGACACGAGAAATGCCGCGAGCCGGGCTGAATCGGCACCGGGCCGCCGGACAGGCAATCGTGGACGGGTTCTGGATGGAGGAAAGCTTCAGGAAATGTTTCGACAAAACCAGCGATGGAATTCTCATCGCTGATACGACAACCAGAAGATTTCTTGAGGCCAATGCGGCAATCTGCGCCATGCTGGGGTATTCGAAAGAAGAGCTCGTGAATCTTTCCATCGACGACATCCACCCGCCGAATGACAGGGCGCATGTCCTGGAGGAGTTTGAAAAGCAGGTCAAGGGGGAAAACGCTGTTGCCGAGAAGATGCCGGTACTGCGAAAAGACGGCTCGATCTTTCACGCTGACATCATCTCTGCGCCCGTTATGATCGGCGGAGTGCACCATCATATGGGCATCTTCCGCGACCTCTCCGCGCACATGCGGGAAGCGGAGAGACTGAAAACGGCAAGGGATTTCCTTGAAACGGTGCTGGATAATCTGATGGATTCCATGATTGTTGTGGACACGAATAATTATTCCATCTTGCATGCGAACAAGCAATTCCTCCATTTCTGCGGGCGGAATAAAGAAAACGCGATCGGAAAGAGCTGTTACGAATTGAACCACCACAGATCAACACCGTGCTCATCTGAGTCATGCCCGTTGGCGGAATCATTGAAAACAGGGCAACAGGCGACGGTGGAACACATTCACCATGACAGCGCCGGCATGAAACACCATCTTGCGATCACGACTATTCCGATCATGGGCGAAAACGGCGAGATGCAACGGGCCATCCATCTGGCCCGGGATATCACGCAGCGCAAGCAGACCGAGCAAATGCTGCGGCAACAACGGGAAGAATTGTCCCAAGTCAGCCGACTGGCAACTGTCGGCGAGTTTGCCGCCTCGATAGCCCATGAAATCCATCAGCCCCTAACGGCAATCATGAATAACGCCCTGGCGGCCCAGCGCTTCCTCTCCTCGGGCACTGCCGCCGACATCGCGGAGGTTCGCGACGCGCTCGGGGATATCATCGACGATGATCGGCGAGCGGCCGATGTGATCCAGCATCTCCGGTCGTTCCTGAAGAAGAAAGAGTCTCCGCAGGCGATTTGCGACGTCAATACGGTCATCCAAGAGGTGCTGACAATCCTCCATGGCGAGCTCGTTGATAAAAATGTCCATGTAACCCAGGCTTTGAACCCTGACATCGCTCCTGTCCGCTGCGGTCGCGTAGAATTGCAGCAGATTCTTCTGAACCTGATCATGAATTCATGCGATTCCTTGGCGCATGTAGAACCTCAGCGACGTCAAATCGCCATTCGCACCTCAGGTGATGGACCGGACAGCGTTATCGTTGCCGTTGAGGACTCAGGAACGGGGTTGGAAGCAAGCGAACTTGAACGCTGCTTTGAATCCTACTACACCACCAAGCCGGACGGTCTTGGGATGGGTCTCTCGATCATTAAAACCATCGTTTCGGCTCATGGAGGACGAATATGGGCTGAAAACAATCCCAAAGGCGGAGCGATATTCTACTTTACCCTGTCGGCCCACAAAGGAGAAGCCTCGTAG
- a CDS encoding response regulator transcription factor, translated as MVDTKAIVYVIDDDASVRKSLARLVRSIGLDVDTFASARDFLVFNPPDRPGCLVLDLKMPGMTGLELQEELTAVNRSIPIIFITGFGNVPASVQAMKAGAVDFLEKPFDDKTLLDAIRRAIRNDFQHRQRMGERHTIRKHWERLTKREKQVFGLVVTGMLNKQIAFQLGITEKTVKAHRAQVMQKMAVQSLADLVRVSERLK; from the coding sequence ATGGTGGATACCAAGGCCATCGTGTATGTGATCGACGATGATGCGTCGGTTCGCAAAAGTCTCGCCAGGCTGGTCCGATCAATAGGACTTGACGTGGATACGTTCGCCTCTGCCCGGGACTTTCTCGTCTTCAATCCTCCGGATCGACCAGGCTGTCTTGTTCTGGATTTAAAGATGCCGGGGATGACGGGGTTGGAGCTTCAGGAAGAATTGACCGCGGTCAATCGATCCATACCCATTATCTTTATTACAGGCTTTGGCAATGTCCCGGCAAGCGTTCAGGCGATGAAGGCAGGGGCTGTTGATTTTCTCGAAAAACCGTTCGACGATAAAACACTGCTCGACGCCATCCGCCGGGCCATCCGGAACGACTTTCAGCATCGACAACGGATGGGCGAGCGCCACACCATCAGAAAGCATTGGGAAAGATTGACTAAGCGGGAGAAACAGGTATTCGGGCTGGTTGTCACCGGGATGCTGAACAAGCAGATCGCTTTCCAACTCGGGATAACGGAAAAGACCGTCAAGGCGCACCGAGCCCAAGTCATGCAGAAAATGGCAGTACAATCTTTGGCGGATCTGGTGCGTGTTTCCGAACGATTGAAATAA
- a CDS encoding response regulator yields the protein MHGIDSVISVVDDDKSVRNSLKRLLRSMGFEVRTFASAFEFLQQGPLHDHGCAIVDVRMPGMNGLDLQKRLQESGILLPIIFITAYDDPGVCERAMQAGSVAFLQKPLSDSLLTDAIGAALERSSQQVPGRSKYAERDK from the coding sequence ATGCATGGAATTGATTCCGTCATCTCTGTTGTGGATGACGACAAATCGGTCCGCAATTCCTTGAAGAGACTGCTAAGATCGATGGGATTCGAAGTCAGGACATTTGCTTCCGCCTTCGAGTTTCTCCAGCAAGGACCGCTTCATGACCATGGTTGTGCGATCGTGGACGTCCGTATGCCAGGCATGAACGGCCTCGATTTGCAGAAGAGGCTTCAGGAGTCCGGGATCTTACTGCCGATCATCTTCATAACGGCTTACGACGATCCGGGTGTATGTGAACGAGCTATGCAGGCAGGCTCCGTGGCCTTCTTACAGAAACCGCTCAGTGATTCTTTGCTGACGGACGCCATAGGGGCAGCCCTTGAACGCAGCAGCCAACAGGTACCGGGCCGTTCGAAATATGCCGAAAGAGACAAATGA
- a CDS encoding YeeE/YedE family protein, with amino-acid sequence MNVLREKTWSPYVAGALAGLLLVLSVFLTGKYFGASTTFVRAAGFVEQAVAPEKVAGMEYFLKEKVKIDWQFLFVVGVLFGSLISASLSGERRAVAVPSMWENRFGASRTQRWTIAFLGGMIAMFGARLADG; translated from the coding sequence ATGAACGTCTTACGGGAAAAAACGTGGTCTCCCTATGTCGCAGGGGCGCTGGCCGGACTTCTTCTCGTCCTATCCGTTTTCCTCACCGGCAAATACTTCGGTGCCTCGACCACATTCGTGCGGGCGGCGGGCTTTGTCGAACAGGCCGTTGCGCCGGAGAAGGTGGCCGGCATGGAGTACTTCCTCAAGGAGAAGGTGAAGATCGACTGGCAGTTCCTGTTCGTAGTCGGAGTCCTCTTCGGTTCACTGATCTCGGCGTCCCTGTCGGGGGAACGGCGGGCGGTGGCTGTCCCGTCCATGTGGGAGAATCGCTTTGGGGCGTCCCGAACCCAGCGTTGGACAATCGCCTTTCTCGGCGGGATGATCGCCATGTTTGGGGCACGTCTCGCGGATGGGTGA
- a CDS encoding YeeE/YedE family protein, translating into MNELLTGLITGVLFGFLLQKAQVIRYDKQLAALRLRDMTIVKFMLTNILVAMIGIYLLYDLGLVKLSIKTLTLGGNVLGGLIFGIGWGIVGYCPATAMGALGEGRYDSLFGLLGMILGAGIYAEVYPLMKATVLTWGDFGKITLPGVLGINHWIVIVILVVAFIALFRWFEKKGL; encoded by the coding sequence ATGAATGAACTCCTGACCGGCCTCATTACGGGGGTGCTGTTCGGGTTCCTGCTCCAGAAGGCGCAGGTAATCCGCTACGACAAACAGCTCGCAGCCCTTCGCCTCAGGGATATGACCATCGTCAAGTTTATGCTCACGAACATCCTCGTGGCCATGATAGGCATCTATCTGCTCTACGATTTGGGGCTGGTGAAGCTTTCCATAAAAACGCTGACCCTCGGCGGAAACGTGTTGGGCGGCCTGATCTTCGGCATCGGCTGGGGAATCGTTGGCTACTGTCCCGCAACCGCCATGGGAGCGCTCGGGGAGGGCCGTTACGACAGCCTTTTCGGCCTTCTGGGAATGATCCTTGGGGCGGGAATTTATGCGGAGGTGTATCCGCTCATGAAGGCAACGGTGCTGACCTGGGGCGATTTCGGGAAGATCACGTTGCCGGGGGTCCTCGGGATCAACCACTGGATCGTGATCGTCATCCTGGTTGTTGCCTTCATCGCCCTATTCCGTTGGTTTGAAAAAAAGGGGCTGTAA
- a CDS encoding B12-binding domain-containing radical SAM protein, with amino-acid sequence MKIKLISAAVRSKSKWSQIMTLSLPAVAAATPEGHEIAIEDERVKPIRLDDHPDLVGISFEVFRAYRAYGIADHYRQRRVPVVLGGMHASVMPEEGLQHADAVVVGEADEVWPRVVADAAAGRMQGIYMGETPVDLAKLKPPRLDLLDASRYFPLYPIEATRGCTHACAFCSTRYVHGLGFRTRPVEHVIADIARAGNRLIAFLDDNLAADEVFARELFTAMIPYGKKFFMQSHVLLAENAELLSLAAKAGCLGVFVGVESVSAAALSEANKGFNKVERLKDNIARFHDRGILVDGGIIFGFDTDTPDVFDRTIEALKKVKIDSVAVNILIPYPGTEFYRKFEREGRIICTDYSKFTGGAVIVRPKNMTVEQLQAGYNRFTKDYYRMMEIVYRAFKQPNAVATITRLIANVGHRVNCILMK; translated from the coding sequence ATGAAGATAAAGCTCATATCGGCGGCGGTCCGATCAAAATCGAAGTGGTCTCAGATCATGACCCTTTCCCTGCCGGCGGTGGCGGCTGCCACTCCTGAAGGGCACGAGATTGCCATCGAGGACGAAAGGGTGAAGCCGATCCGCCTGGACGACCATCCCGATCTCGTGGGGATCTCCTTCGAGGTATTCAGGGCCTACCGGGCCTATGGGATTGCCGATCATTACCGACAACGGCGTGTGCCCGTGGTTCTGGGCGGGATGCACGCCTCGGTCATGCCGGAGGAGGGGTTGCAACATGCCGACGCGGTGGTGGTAGGCGAGGCCGACGAAGTGTGGCCGCGGGTCGTCGCCGATGCGGCGGCAGGGCGGATGCAAGGTATCTATATGGGTGAAACGCCTGTTGACCTGGCCAAGCTTAAACCGCCCAGACTGGACCTGCTTGATGCTTCCCGCTATTTTCCGCTTTATCCCATCGAGGCGACTCGGGGCTGTACCCATGCCTGTGCCTTCTGCTCCACACGTTATGTCCATGGTCTGGGATTCCGGACCCGGCCGGTCGAACACGTCATCGCCGACATCGCGCGAGCGGGCAACAGGCTTATCGCCTTCCTGGACGACAACCTGGCGGCTGATGAGGTGTTCGCGAGAGAGCTTTTCACGGCGATGATCCCCTATGGGAAGAAGTTCTTTATGCAGTCCCATGTGCTGCTCGCAGAAAACGCGGAGTTACTCTCCCTGGCCGCCAAGGCGGGCTGTCTCGGCGTCTTTGTGGGGGTCGAGTCTGTCTCCGCTGCCGCCCTTTCCGAGGCAAACAAAGGGTTCAACAAGGTCGAGCGTCTCAAAGACAACATCGCGCGGTTCCATGATCGCGGCATCCTGGTGGACGGGGGAATCATCTTCGGATTCGACACTGACACGCCGGACGTGTTCGACCGGACCATCGAAGCCCTCAAAAAGGTGAAGATCGACAGCGTCGCCGTCAACATCCTGATCCCCTATCCGGGGACCGAGTTCTACCGGAAGTTTGAGAGGGAGGGACGGATCATCTGTACCGACTACTCGAAGTTCACGGGCGGCGCGGTGATTGTGAGGCCGAAGAACATGACCGTTGAGCAGCTCCAGGCAGGCTATAACCGGTTCACGAAGGATTATTATCGGATGATGGAGATCGTTTACCGGGCCTTCAAGCAACCGAACGCCGTGGCCACGATCACCCGGCTCATTGCCAATGTGGGGCACAGGGTGAACTGTATTCTCATGAAATGA
- the cfa gene encoding cyclopropane fatty acyl phospholipid synthase, translating into MNSHRKIIEPLLSTAGVRINGPDPWDIQVRDEGFYARVLKDGSLGLGESYMDAWWDCARIDEFICRILRAQLEQQIKPGWPLVLRAAVSRTFNQQSRRRAFVIADRHYNIGSDLFAAMLGKSMAYTCGYWLRAADLDTAQEAKFDLICRKLGLHAGMTVLDIGCGYGGFMKYAAEKYGVKAIGVTVSREQAVLGREICAGRPVEIKLQDYRDLSGQFDRIVAVGVLEHVGYKNYRNFMQVARRCLADDGLFLLHTIGKELSTTTTVDPFMTKYLFPGGNMPSIAQIGAAVEKSFVMEDWHLIGPDYDRTLMAWFENFDAGWDRLKAKYGERFYRMWKYYLLYCAGSFRARHVQLWQIVFSKHGVPGGYEAIR; encoded by the coding sequence ATGAATAGTCACCGAAAGATCATCGAGCCATTGCTTTCCACTGCCGGCGTCCGGATCAACGGCCCTGATCCCTGGGACATCCAGGTGCGGGATGAGGGATTCTATGCCCGCGTGCTGAAAGACGGAAGCCTTGGGCTTGGGGAATCCTACATGGATGCCTGGTGGGACTGCGCCCGGATCGATGAATTCATCTGCCGCATATTGCGCGCGCAATTGGAGCAACAAATCAAACCGGGCTGGCCGCTCGTTTTGAGGGCGGCGGTGTCGCGCACATTCAATCAACAATCGCGGCGCAGGGCATTCGTGATCGCCGACAGGCACTACAATATCGGCAGCGATCTGTTCGCGGCGATGCTCGGCAAATCCATGGCCTACACGTGCGGCTACTGGTTGAGAGCCGCAGACCTCGACACGGCTCAGGAAGCCAAATTCGATTTGATCTGCAGGAAGCTGGGACTCCATGCGGGGATGACGGTCCTGGATATCGGCTGCGGCTATGGCGGCTTCATGAAATACGCCGCTGAAAAATATGGAGTCAAGGCGATCGGAGTCACGGTTTCCAGGGAACAGGCGGTCCTGGGCAGGGAAATATGCGCGGGGCGCCCGGTCGAAATCAAGCTCCAGGACTATCGTGATCTAAGCGGGCAATTCGACCGCATTGTCGCCGTGGGCGTCCTGGAACATGTGGGCTATAAAAATTACCGGAATTTCATGCAGGTTGCCCGGCGTTGCCTGGCCGATGACGGTCTTTTTCTTCTGCACACCATCGGCAAAGAGCTCTCGACTACGACCACGGTGGACCCCTTCATGACAAAATATCTTTTTCCGGGAGGCAATATGCCGTCCATCGCTCAGATCGGCGCCGCCGTTGAAAAGAGCTTTGTCATGGAAGATTGGCACCTGATCGGTCCCGATTACGACAGGACACTCATGGCCTGGTTTGAAAACTTCGACGCAGGCTGGGATCGGTTGAAAGCGAAATACGGCGAGCGGTTCTACCGGATGTGGAAATACTACCTGCTTTACTGCGCCGGGTCCTTTCGCGCCCGGCATGTTCAGCTTTGGCAAATCGTCTTCTCAAAGCATGGCGTCCCCGGAGGCTATGAGGCGATTCGGTGA
- a CDS encoding MBL fold metallo-hydrolase, which translates to MVHPIPGSGLAQAYLITDEKDGLMVVDVGSVGAAQAVEDFCVHTIKRSLMAIRIIAATHFHIDHIGGIAALLAKCSPKTTVLFHPLVKAYLKAGRPLSPMRNWVTGLVPTLIGGAFGIRKWSDLAFEGPAGVPLPFFRDHQRVSYADRIRYLEGNRLPRSRIGFGGWEVIAAPGHTEESVVYYNVASGELIAGDLILGRKSGRGYVNRFCSDEEKTQRTFARLSETLCVRIIFPGHGPVIWSAENAFRKVDSFGEKLV; encoded by the coding sequence ATGGTGCATCCAATCCCGGGCAGTGGTCTTGCTCAGGCGTACCTCATCACGGACGAGAAGGACGGCCTGATGGTGGTCGACGTCGGCAGCGTCGGCGCCGCCCAGGCTGTTGAGGATTTCTGTGTCCACACGATAAAGCGTTCTCTCATGGCGATCCGGATCATCGCCGCCACCCATTTTCACATCGACCATATCGGCGGGATAGCGGCGCTGCTCGCGAAGTGTTCCCCGAAGACGACGGTCCTGTTCCATCCTCTTGTGAAGGCGTACCTGAAGGCGGGGCGGCCACTTTCCCCCATGCGGAACTGGGTCACCGGCCTCGTTCCCACATTGATCGGAGGCGCATTCGGCATCCGGAAATGGTCCGATCTGGCTTTCGAAGGTCCGGCCGGTGTGCCCCTGCCGTTTTTCCGGGATCATCAACGCGTCTCCTATGCGGACCGGATCAGGTATCTCGAAGGGAATCGCCTTCCCCGTTCCCGGATTGGCTTTGGCGGCTGGGAGGTGATCGCCGCACCGGGCCATACGGAGGAGTCGGTGGTTTACTACAATGTGGCCTCCGGGGAACTCATTGCCGGCGACCTGATCCTGGGGCGTAAGAGCGGTCGGGGTTACGTGAATCGCTTCTGTTCGGATGAGGAAAAAACCCAAAGAACCTTTGCCAGGTTGTCGGAAACGCTCTGCGTCCGGATCATTTTTCCGGGCCATGGACCGGTGATCTGGTCCGCTGAGAATGCCTTCCGGAAGGTCGATTCCTTCGGTGAGAAGCTCGTATAA
- a CDS encoding phospholipase D-like domain-containing protein, translating to MASTAGTRVIFSPKGGTSKELTRLIKAAKKEIAVAAYAFSSKYLGQALSAALKRGVKIRIILDGDNAQKSYSIDEWLSGEGIAVRFIEIKRGSLHHKFMLIDSKIIITGSYNFTNESEFRNYEAAIFTNHKGLIQSFTAEFERLWSQCAPDESTVQPPH from the coding sequence ATGGCTAGCACCGCAGGAACAAGGGTGATCTTCTCGCCAAAGGGCGGCACCTCGAAGGAGCTTACCCGGCTGATCAAGGCGGCGAAAAAGGAGATCGCTGTGGCCGCCTATGCCTTCTCCTCGAAATATCTTGGCCAAGCCTTATCTGCGGCCTTGAAGCGCGGGGTCAAGATCCGGATCATCCTGGACGGGGACAATGCCCAGAAGTCCTACTCCATCGACGAGTGGCTATCCGGCGAGGGGATCGCGGTTCGGTTCATCGAGATCAAGCGCGGCTCGCTGCACCACAAGTTCATGCTCATCGACAGCAAGATCATCATCACCGGCAGCTACAACTTCACGAACGAGTCGGAGTTCCGGAACTACGAGGCCGCCATCTTCACGAATCACAAGGGACTGATTCAATCCTTCACCGCGGAGTTCGAACGCCTCTGGTCCCAGTGCGCACCTGACGAATCAACGGTTCAACCGCCCCATTGA
- a CDS encoding HU family DNA-binding protein gives MAKASRVGRNDLVGTVAGTTELTKENAKKVVNAVLEGILTVLEQSGTLRLANFGTFTVKETKERQGINPKTQQPITIPAGYRMGFKVSQSWKKGMVLRKREQERDKVKVQLPKPAPKAKVAAKAKGKKK, from the coding sequence ATGGCAAAAGCAAGCAGAGTCGGAAGGAATGACCTGGTCGGGACCGTGGCCGGCACCACGGAGCTGACCAAGGAGAACGCGAAGAAGGTGGTGAACGCGGTCCTGGAGGGGATTCTCACAGTCCTTGAACAGTCGGGCACTCTCCGGCTGGCCAACTTTGGGACCTTCACCGTCAAGGAGACCAAGGAGCGGCAGGGGATCAACCCCAAAACGCAGCAGCCGATCACGATCCCGGCTGGCTACCGGATGGGCTTCAAGGTGTCCCAGTCCTGGAAGAAGGGGATGGTGCTGCGGAAAAGGGAACAGGAGCGGGACAAGGTCAAGGTCCAACTGCCCAAACCGGCCCCGAAGGCCAAGGTGGCGGCCAAGGCCAAGGGAAAGAAGAAGTAA